The Deinococcus ruber genome includes a window with the following:
- a CDS encoding LCP family protein yields the protein MRLALLLSVLLAGVLALISPALPALTRYGAWPRTPAHPLNLLLAGVTPNYPPSAVWPYPASPEDYSGLTDTIVLAQLRADGSVGLLSIPRDTWTTLPGWGASKINASNRHGGPQMLVSAVQQLTGLHIDSYALLSLNALRDLTQAAGGVTLTVPEDMKYDDTAGHLHIDLKAGRQHLSGTQVEGFLRFRHDALGDIGRVTRQQLFLGALSAQLRSPLNVWRLPSVVAALDRNAKSDLNRQDFAGILGVALRGPKVSTVTLPGDFGPGGTWTPDRAGIRRLVQAQFIDQSDPHNVSIALVNMDAPQGSAARLKARLDAAGYQNVQVVSEDRHSYPQTTISGQATAARKLQSELGYGRLDAAAGAGDAALTVRLGADVK from the coding sequence GTGAGGCTGGCTCTGCTGCTCTCGGTGCTGCTGGCGGGCGTGCTGGCGCTGATTTCTCCGGCACTGCCCGCCCTGACGCGCTACGGAGCCTGGCCCCGGACTCCGGCCCACCCGCTCAATCTGCTGCTGGCAGGCGTCACGCCCAACTATCCGCCGAGCGCGGTCTGGCCCTACCCGGCCTCTCCGGAAGATTACAGCGGCCTGACCGATACCATCGTGCTGGCGCAACTCCGCGCCGATGGCAGCGTGGGCCTGCTCTCCATTCCGCGTGACACCTGGACGACGCTGCCCGGCTGGGGAGCCAGCAAGATCAATGCCTCCAACCGCCACGGGGGGCCGCAGATGCTGGTCAGTGCGGTGCAGCAACTGACCGGGCTGCACATCGACAGCTACGCCCTGCTGTCGCTCAATGCCCTTCGCGATCTGACGCAGGCGGCGGGCGGCGTGACCCTGACTGTGCCGGAAGACATGAAATACGACGACACGGCAGGCCACCTCCACATCGACCTCAAGGCCGGGCGTCAGCATCTGAGCGGCACGCAGGTCGAGGGCTTTCTGCGCTTTCGCCACGACGCGCTCGGTGACATTGGCCGCGTCACCCGCCAGCAGCTGTTCCTGGGAGCGCTGTCGGCCCAGCTTCGCAGCCCGCTGAACGTCTGGCGGCTGCCCTCGGTGGTGGCGGCCCTCGACCGCAACGCCAAAAGCGACCTGAACCGTCAGGACTTTGCGGGCATCCTGGGGGTGGCGCTGAGGGGGCCGAAGGTCAGCACCGTGACGCTGCCGGGCGACTTCGGGCCGGGCGGCACCTGGACGCCAGACCGCGCAGGCATTCGCCGACTGGTGCAGGCACAGTTCATTGATCAGAGCGACCCGCACAACGTCAGCATCGCGCTCGTGAACATGGACGCCCCGCAGGGCAGCGCCGCCCGCCTGAAAGCACGGCTTGACGCGGCGGGGTATCAGAATGTGCAGGTGGTGTCGGAAGACCGCCACAGCTATCCGCAGACCACCATCAGCGGGCAGGCGACGGCAGCCCGCAAACTGCAATCAGAACTGGGATACGGCAGGCTCGACGCAGCAGCGGGCGCAGGTGACGCCGCATTGACGGTGCGGCTCGGCGCAGACGTGAAATAG
- a CDS encoding alpha-amylase family glycosyl hydrolase — MTSSNLKWWQSGIIYQIYPRSFQDSSGDGVGDLKGITSRLDYLSSLGIQAIWLSPIFPSPMKDFGYDVADYKDVDPLFGNLADFDELVQQAHARGLKVMLDFVPNHSSDLHPWFVEARSSRDNPKRDWYMWRDPAPDGGVPNNWKSFFGGDAWTFDEVTGQYYLHQFVSEQPELNWANPEVRQEMADTVRFWMRRGVDGFRVDVIWLLGKDPEYRDEPRNPEWRPEHPLHNSLEHIYTQDLPITHEYIRELRAALDEFDDRMMVGEIYLPIERLLPYAGTPDAPECHLPFNFHLILTPWNAADVRKLVDEYDAAVTQAGSWPNWVLGNHDQHRFATRVGRAQYRVAQTLLLTLRGTPTVYYGDEIGMEDGHIPPDCIVDPAALNQPEVAATAGRDPERTPMQWDATPYGGFMKSAADEQVEPWLPLAENFTAVNVAAQEKDPASDLNYFRALTRLRGESAALVHGTYRSLNAGEGALMQSGPGSLTGGSYQNVQAGSGVFAFLRESDGERVLVLLNFGADDVQLSLPELEGAALLLSSMGDGSAETLRGNEAQLWRVG; from the coding sequence ATGACTTCCTCCAACCTGAAGTGGTGGCAGAGCGGCATCATCTATCAGATCTACCCCCGCAGCTTTCAGGACAGCAGCGGCGACGGCGTGGGCGACCTGAAAGGCATCACCTCGCGCCTCGACTATCTGAGCAGCCTGGGCATTCAGGCCATCTGGCTGTCACCGATCTTTCCCAGCCCCATGAAAGATTTCGGCTACGACGTGGCCGATTACAAGGATGTCGATCCGCTGTTCGGAAACCTCGCAGACTTTGATGAACTGGTGCAGCAGGCCCACGCACGTGGCCTGAAGGTCATGCTCGATTTCGTGCCGAATCACTCCAGCGACCTGCATCCGTGGTTTGTCGAGGCCCGCAGCAGCCGTGACAACCCCAAGCGCGACTGGTACATGTGGCGCGACCCCGCTCCAGACGGCGGTGTGCCCAACAACTGGAAGTCGTTCTTTGGCGGCGATGCCTGGACCTTCGACGAGGTGACCGGGCAGTATTACCTGCACCAGTTCGTGAGCGAGCAGCCCGAGCTGAACTGGGCCAATCCCGAAGTCCGTCAGGAGATGGCCGATACGGTGCGTTTCTGGATGCGCCGGGGCGTCGACGGCTTCCGAGTCGACGTGATCTGGCTGCTGGGCAAAGACCCCGAGTACCGCGACGAGCCGCGCAATCCCGAGTGGCGGCCCGAGCATCCGCTGCACAACAGCCTGGAACACATCTATACCCAGGATCTGCCGATCACCCACGAGTACATCCGTGAGTTGCGGGCCGCCCTCGACGAGTTCGATGACCGCATGATGGTGGGCGAAATCTATCTGCCCATCGAGCGGCTGCTGCCCTACGCAGGCACGCCCGACGCGCCGGAATGCCACCTGCCCTTCAACTTCCACCTGATTCTGACGCCCTGGAACGCCGCCGACGTTCGCAAACTGGTGGACGAATACGACGCGGCGGTGACGCAGGCGGGCAGCTGGCCCAACTGGGTGCTCGGCAATCACGATCAGCACCGCTTTGCGACCCGTGTGGGGCGGGCGCAGTACCGGGTGGCTCAGACACTGCTGCTGACGCTGCGCGGCACGCCCACGGTGTACTACGGCGACGAGATCGGCATGGAAGACGGCCACATCCCGCCCGACTGCATCGTCGATCCCGCCGCGCTCAATCAGCCGGAGGTGGCCGCCACTGCCGGACGCGACCCCGAGCGCACCCCGATGCAGTGGGACGCCACACCCTACGGCGGATTCATGAAGTCGGCAGCAGACGAGCAGGTGGAACCCTGGCTGCCGCTGGCCGAGAACTTCACGGCGGTCAATGTGGCAGCCCAGGAAAAAGACCCGGCCAGCGACCTGAACTACTTCCGCGCCCTGACGCGGCTGCGCGGTGAATCGGCAGCGCTCGTGCACGGCACTTATCGCAGCCTGAACGCCGGAGAAGGCGCACTGATGCAGAGTGGCCCGGGCAGCCTGACCGGAGGCAGCTATCAGAACGTGCAGGCGGGAAGCGGCGTGTTTGCCTTCCTGCGCGAGTCGGACGGCGAGCGCGTGCTGGTGCTGCTGAACTTCGGCGCAGACGACGTGCAGTTGTCGCTGCCCGAACTGGAAGGAGCGGCGCTGCTGCTCAGCAGCATGGGCGACGGCAGTGCCGAGACCCTGCGCGGCAACGAAGCTCAGCTGTGGCGTGTGGGCTGA